ATGTCCTCCGCCCTCTCGGGGCTGGTCAACCAGACCGGGGCGTTCGTGGCGGGCGGTGCCGTGCCGTTCCGGATGGGCAACGCCCACCCGTCGCTCTTCCCCTACGAGCCGCTCCCCGCGGCAGACGGCGACATCATCATCATCGCCGGCAACGACCGGCAGTTCGCGGCGCTCGCCACCGTGCTGGGGGCGCCGGAGCTCGTCGAGGACCCACGCTTCGCGCACAACGAGGACCGCACCGCCCATCGCGAGGAGCTGCGTCCGCTCCTCGTCGAGCTGCTGGCGAAGCGCACGAAGGCCGAGTGGTTCGAGGCCCTGTCGGCCGCCGGCGTCGCCTCCGGACCGATCAACACCGTGGACGAGGGCGTCGCGTTCGCCACCGGGCTCGGGCTGGAGCCGGTCGTCGAGGTCGGGGAGGGTGCCGACGCCGTGCCGCTCGTGCGGAACCCCATCACGTTCTCGCGGTCGGGCGTGCGCTACGACCTGCCGCCGCCGACCGTCGGCCAGCAGGGCGCCGAGGTGCGGGCGTGGCTGGCGGGGCAGGACCCCGTCGGGGCGGAGGGGGACCGATGAGCGACGACCTCCGCTTCCCGACCTCGCTCGGGATGTCCACCACCTCGAGCATCACGCTGCTGGGGGAGGACCTCGCCACCGACCTGATGGGCTCGGTGAGCCTCACCGAGCTCGTCTACCGCATGGTCACGCTGCGCACGCCCACGCCGGGACAGGTGCGGATGCTCGACGCCTGCCTCCTCGCGCTCGCCGACCACGGGTTCACGCCGACCGCCATCGCGGCGAGGCTCACCTTCCTCAGCGCCCCCGACTCGGTCCAGGGGGCGATGGCGGCCGGCCTGCTCGGCGGCGGCTCCCGCTTCCTGGGCGTCACGGAGGACGCGGGCCAGTTCCTGCACGCCGTCATCGAGGGCCTCGACGACGTGCCCACGGACGCCGCGGTCTGGGACGACGTCGCCCGTGAGGTCGTCCGCGCGGCCCGGGCGGAGCGCC
This Nocardioides alkalitolerans DNA region includes the following protein-coding sequences:
- a CDS encoding citryl-CoA lyase is translated as MSDDLRFPTSLGMSTTSSITLLGEDLATDLMGSVSLTELVYRMVTLRTPTPGQVRMLDACLLALADHGFTPTAIAARLTFLSAPDSVQGAMAAGLLGGGSRFLGVTEDAGQFLHAVIEGLDDVPTDAAVWDDVAREVVRAARAERRTIPGLGHPVHKELDPRTPALVRIATEEQVYGAHLALFEAIGRVHPELIGRRLVLNGAGVVGAALADLGLPMQLLRGFALLARAAGLLGQLAEELRMPVGMDTYLAVEHHAVFVPPAEALARQEEAGGSTE